The following are from one region of the Rhodanobacter sp. LX-99 genome:
- a CDS encoding TonB-dependent siderophore receptor, with translation MNVQRKKLGLAIALCLPLCAPLVAGAQSTDSVSEDGTAAKKRSQAKTLETITVIADRSDSFSSDYLQVGTFRDARVLDTPLTVSVVTKDLLQAQDARSIIDAVRNTPGVTQSQINANIYSNISIRGIPVDNLTNYRLNGVLPVINLIDMPMEDKDRIEILKGAGGLFYGFASPSGIVNMVTSRYLGTPLTAVELSANGHGGYGAHLDVSRKFSKGGSRFNAGAYSLENGVDRSKGERYFMSEAFDWNLSDRLSLQLDGEYIKKTVTEATDMVAPSPVDGVTQVPPAISNRTNVGSPGFLSNGYEYNLLARLNYDISPQWSAAASAGESYLKTARQYSAFYGYDMQTGDGTLSLALFPDITHKARIYRGDLSGLVVTGPVEHNILAGFSYYTRDNDTPLAQRYLFAQNLYNPILVPTQPFKPRVRANFSSIDEKALFLTTRSSYKEWLDVIVGYRKTDYKDVSLTGDYSVKPDTWSYGLMVKPTEKLSAYWNYIEALESGGIVPQIAANGGQTMPARTSEQKEFGIKYEPRNGLLLTAAYFDIDRASAYLNSANLFVQDGIASYKGFEVSLSGELTERLSIYLGAMSLDAVQASGSPAVVGKRIENTPKRSGSVFLEYRVPTIEGLSLSAGAFYTGERAINATNTGFVPAYTTFDLGASYETKVNEHDLAFRLYVSNVADKDYWAATGASLLQQGAPRTIKLTMSTSF, from the coding sequence ATGAACGTTCAGCGAAAGAAGCTCGGCTTGGCCATTGCTCTTTGTCTTCCCTTGTGCGCACCACTCGTCGCCGGCGCCCAGAGCACGGACTCCGTAAGCGAAGACGGCACGGCAGCCAAGAAGCGGAGTCAGGCGAAAACACTCGAGACGATTACCGTCATTGCCGACCGCAGCGACAGTTTCAGCTCCGATTATCTCCAGGTCGGTACCTTCCGGGACGCACGCGTGCTGGACACGCCGTTGACCGTTTCGGTCGTGACCAAGGATCTTTTGCAGGCCCAGGACGCCAGAAGCATCATCGACGCCGTTCGCAACACGCCCGGCGTGACGCAGTCGCAGATCAACGCCAACATCTACAGCAACATCTCGATCCGCGGCATCCCCGTCGACAACCTGACCAACTATCGCCTCAACGGCGTGTTGCCGGTGATCAACCTCATCGACATGCCGATGGAAGACAAGGATCGAATCGAGATCCTCAAGGGCGCGGGTGGCTTGTTCTACGGCTTCGCGTCGCCGTCGGGCATCGTCAACATGGTGACTTCCCGCTATCTGGGCACGCCGCTGACCGCGGTCGAACTGTCGGCGAACGGACACGGCGGCTACGGTGCGCACCTGGACGTCAGCCGGAAGTTCTCGAAGGGCGGCTCGCGGTTCAACGCTGGGGCCTATTCCCTGGAGAACGGCGTCGACCGGAGCAAGGGCGAGCGCTATTTCATGTCCGAGGCATTCGACTGGAATCTGAGCGACCGCTTGTCCTTGCAGCTCGACGGCGAGTACATCAAGAAGACCGTGACGGAGGCGACCGACATGGTGGCGCCGAGTCCCGTCGACGGCGTAACGCAGGTACCGCCTGCCATCTCCAACCGCACCAACGTCGGCTCGCCGGGATTCCTGTCGAACGGCTACGAGTACAACCTGCTTGCCCGGCTCAACTACGACATCTCGCCGCAATGGAGCGCGGCCGCCAGTGCGGGCGAGTCCTACCTGAAGACCGCGCGGCAGTACTCGGCGTTCTACGGCTACGACATGCAGACGGGCGACGGGACGTTGTCCCTTGCCTTGTTTCCCGACATCACCCACAAAGCCCGGATCTATCGCGGCGACCTGTCGGGCCTGGTCGTCACCGGGCCCGTCGAACACAACATCCTTGCGGGTTTCTCGTACTACACCCGCGACAACGACACGCCGCTGGCCCAGCGATACCTGTTTGCGCAAAACCTGTACAACCCGATCCTGGTGCCCACACAGCCATTCAAGCCACGCGTCCGCGCGAATTTTTCGAGCATCGACGAAAAGGCCCTGTTCCTTACGACACGATCGAGCTACAAGGAATGGCTGGACGTGATCGTGGGGTATCGCAAAACCGACTACAAGGATGTCAGCCTCACCGGTGACTATTCGGTCAAGCCCGACACCTGGTCGTACGGGTTGATGGTCAAGCCGACCGAGAAGCTGAGCGCCTACTGGAACTACATCGAGGCGCTCGAGTCCGGCGGCATCGTGCCGCAGATCGCCGCCAATGGCGGCCAGACCATGCCGGCGCGCACGAGCGAACAGAAGGAGTTCGGCATCAAGTACGAGCCCAGGAACGGGCTGTTGCTCACGGCCGCCTATTTCGACATCGACCGGGCGTCGGCGTACCTCAACTCGGCGAACCTCTTCGTCCAGGACGGCATCGCGTCCTACAAGGGCTTCGAGGTCAGCCTCTCGGGCGAGTTGACCGAGAGGCTGTCGATTTACCTCGGCGCGATGTCGCTGGATGCGGTCCAGGCATCAGGCAGCCCGGCGGTCGTCGGCAAGCGGATCGAGAACACGCCCAAGCGCAGCGGTTCGGTGTTCCTCGAGTACCGTGTCCCCACGATCGAGGGCCTGAGCTTGTCGGCAGGCGCCTTCTACACGGGCGAACGCGCGATCAACGCGACAAACACCGGTTTCGTACCCGCGTACACGACTTTCGACCTGGGTGCGAGCTACGAGACCAAGGTCAACGAGCATGACCTGGCGTTCCGCCTTTACGTGTCCAACGTCGCCGACAAGGACTATTGGGCGGCCACCGGAGCCAGCCTGCTGCAACAGGGGGCGCCGCGCACCATCAAGCTGACCATGTCGACATCGTTTTAG